The Deinococcus sp. Leaf326 DNA segment CGAGCGCCGTCATTCGGCGCTCGGCTACGCTACGCCCTGGTCTACACTCACGTCATCGGCGAACGCTCGCAACGCCGCTTGAAGTCAAACCTGGAGCATTACCGGTAGACGCGCGCCCCAGCAAATCCCCGGACACCTGATGTACTGATCGTATTTTCGTCAGTGGGCGGACCAAGAATGGGCACTTCATCCTCGACGTCTACGTCCGTACGAGCGATGTGGTAGACGCTCATCTGTTCACCGAAGGGGAAACCCGTACCAGCGTGGATGCTACTCACCCAGCCTTCGAAGCTGTCTTCACTGGAGGGCGCTTCCGCCCAGCGGGCCTCGGCCCACGTGAACTGAGGATCAGTCTGCTGAATCGCCTGCCGCTGGTGAAACGTCACGAGGCGAAGGCCCATGTCGCGGGCCGTCAGATAGTCCAGAAGGAACTCCTGCGCAACCTCCAGCCGGGCAGGTGAGCCGTCGGCGTCCCGCAGCAGGCGCGCGGCCTCCCGATAGCCTTCACGCGGCGCGACCCACCGGTCGTCTTCGCGGCGCAGCTGCAATGTCAGGGTGAAGTCCTGATGCAGATGCCACTCGGCGGGCCAACTCCCGATCTGCTCAGCCTCGAGCACTAAGGGAACGATATGGCCGGGGGTGGTGGGATCTTCCAGGGGCCGCTGGTCACTAGGGACATACTTGCCTTGGTGAACATATCCGCGGGTGACAGCACTCTGGCCCAGGTCCATCCACTGCTGGGTGAGCGCTTCAGTCCGAGCGGCGGTGGGATAGAGGGCACTTCCAACCGCGTAATATTCCTCCTCGAAGCCGGGGCGGCCACTGATGCCTGTGGCGCTCAATTCGCTCGCTCGGAGGGCCACCCAGGGAGAGCGCTGATACGACGCCTTGCGCCGATCACGGAACTCGAACCACGCTTGGTCTCTGGGCATGTGACTGAGTGTAAGGTTCTGGGCTCCTGCTCTCTGTGACTGGTGATCAGGTACGTGGAAGACACGCTGCCTTCTTCCCACCTGCCGCCTATCCTGTGCCCATGCTCCAGGCTTACGCCATTGCCACGCACCTCTCGACGGGTGAGGTCACCCGGACCCTCGGTCCTTTCAAGACCCTGCACGCCGCGCGCGCGGCGGTCGTCGAAGTGGTGGGCCAGGTCCTGATCTGGGAACGCCAAGGCCCAGGCCAATTCGTCGCTGAGAAATACCCGTTGCTCTGGCGGGTCGAAGAACGCTCCAACACCCAGCCCTAAGCGCCGCTCCTGCTCTAGGTGCTGAACTTGGACCGCATCAACAACTACCCCCTGCCGCACTTGGACAGGGGGGACGCTGAAGAGCAGCGGGGTCAATCATCACCTCTTGAAGGGCGCGTCACCCGCATCATGGGCGGCAGCACACATCCCGGGCATGGGTTATCACTCGCGGCCGGTATAGGGGTTACGCTCAGCACCCTGCACAGGGACGATCATTCCTCACCGGGGCACGATCAAAACACCCTGGGCACGGGACACGCTTGCAAACGAGAATTGGGCGCTCAATCGTCATGGCAGTTCTCCTTGAGGATGAAAGAATCGGGAACGGAGTCACCACCATAGAGTATTCGTCCCTCCCCACTGTCCTGAAGGTGACACGACACCTCTTTTGCGTGTACGCCGCGCTCTTCGTCCCAGTAGGCTGAGCCTATGACCCCCGACCTGACTGCGCCCTACGACATTCTGATCATTGGTGGAGGCTTTGCCGGTTTCAGTGCAGCTCTCTACACCGCGCGTGGGATGCGGCGGGGAATCCTCTGTACGGCCGGTCCGAGCCGGAATGCAGTGGCCTCGCATACGCATGGTTTCCTGGGGCACGACGGCGCCAACCCTACACAGCTGCTCCAGATTGCCCGTGACCAACTCGCGCCCTACAACTTCCCCGTTATCGAATCCAAGGTGATCGAGTTGACTGGGGAGGACAACGCCTTCATTGCCCGCCTTGAGAACGGTCAGACGATCCAGGCGCGCAAGATCATTTTGGCGACAGGGGTGCAGGACATCCTCCCTCCTATTCCGGGTCTCCAGGAAGAGTGGGGGCGAGGGGTGCAGCACTGCCCCTACTGCTATGGATGGGAGGTACGCGATCAACCGCTGGCGTTGTATCAGCCGGGTCTGACTGGCCCGGATGGAATCTGGACCATTTTGTACCACCAGAAATTGTCACGTGACCTCCTGGTTTGCGGGAATGGACCACAGGGCTTCACGCAGGAGCAGCGGCAACAACTGCAGGGTGTCGGCGTAACCTTGATCGACAGTGCGCTTGAGCGCGTTGAGGGAACGTCTGATGGGATTCGGTTGTATTTTGCAGATGGTACGAGTTTAGAGCGGACAGTGCTCTATACACATGGGGAGCGAAAGCTGAACGCGGAACTCGCAATGTCATTAGGCTGTGAGATGACAGCTGCGGGAATTACTGTGACTCATAACAATCAGAAGACCACTGTGCCAGGAGTTTTCGCAGCTGGAGATGTAAGTACAGGAAATCAGGTGGCATTTGCAGTAGCGGGTGGGGCGCGAGCGTCTATGTTTGCAGCGTTCGATGTTCTTAGTGAAAATATGCCTGTATGGGCGCGAGAGTAAATCTTAGTCAGAAGGTCATTCAACTACAGGATGGTAGAATTTAATTCTACCGTATTTTTCTATAAGTTGATTATAGTTGTCTCGTATGTTCGCATCAGCGTTGTCGTCTTCTGAGTAAGGTTTAGGGGGTAGGCCTCTTGACCATTCAGGCAGCTGAGTAGACACATATACGGGAGGTGGATATAAGGGGTCTGAAGCTGAAAATTGGTCTCCTGTAATATCTATGTGTAGGTCTTCGACAATAACCCAGGCGTGGGAAAAATATCTAGATTCCGAGCAAACGGTGACAATACGAGCATCAAATCCTTCGTGTCGAAGAGCCCAAAAAAGTATCGTTGAGGCAGCGCTACAAGCGGCTTGCGGAAACCATTTAAATTGTATATCAAGCTTTTCATGTTCTTTTTCTAAGATGACACGCCAATGTTCTGCTATTTTCTTGATTTGATCTGTTTTGCTAGCAAAAGACTTTTTCTCGCTCATTTGGTCATCCTTATCTCAGTGTAGCCTAGCTTCGAAGGACACCTCTACTGCTCCTTCGACGCTTTTGAGCTGGCGTGGGCGCTATAGATCCCTGAATTAGTAGGAGACGATCTGGTGGTCCTGTACGAGTAATCGGACCGAGACTGTTAGGGAGCCAGGTAGATCGAGTAACTTAGGATATGCCAATTCGCGAGGGAGAACTAACGGCTGCCAACTTTTTGGAGACTGCCCCAGAGACAGCAATATTTATTAACATTCGTGAGCAGCGTGAGCTAGAGCCGCAGGATATCGCCAAGATGGCGCTTCGTCCGCTTCCTACATATCTCCCAGAATCGGTTCTTTTCTTCCTGCGGCGAGGAGTAGCCACTGCTGCATATAGTGGATTTTACTATCCTTTGGTTACAGTTGCTTTAGGTCAACTTGGTCTTGCTGTGGAAGAAGCAATCCGAGTATATGCAAAACAGCATGACATTACTACACAGAGAAGAAATGGAAAATTTAAAGGACTTCATGAGCTTCTTGTTGAGTTAGGAAAATCTAGCAAACTCACACCTGAGCAGCAGAGTAGTTGGCAGCGAATGAAAGCGATTCGTAATTTAATCGCGCATCCAGATGGTCAGATGATTGCCTCATTTGCTATGTTTTTTGATCCATTGGAAGAGTTAATTGATGAACTAGTCCTGTTGTTCCCTGAACACCCGGAAGTAAAGTGATGCTTTATCCTAGAACTATGACTCAACACTTGACTGTAACTCCTGTGGCTCCAGCCAACGCGCAGCTCGATGTGGCCTTATATGGCGGAACGTACCGCGTCACCGGTACTGTGGCCGGCACGCAGGTCTTCTGGTTCGACCTCAGCCCGACCTATGCCGCGCCCTTCGACCAGGTGGTCGAGGCGGCGGTACGCGGTGAGGATGCCAGCATGACGGCAAAGGTGTGGCGTGCGGGATTGAGCAGTGCGGCCGGGGTACTGACGGTGCACGCGGAGGGGCAGGGTGAGGGTGCGGGGCGGATGGACTGGACGTTGGGTCCGGAGGCGGCGGTGGCGTTGAAGGGGTGGATCAAGCGGTGAGGCGGAGCTCTGGCCTATGCCGGGGCAGTGGGTGGCTTGTCTTGCCTAACGTGAATTAGGTAAGACAAGCAGACCATACTCAGGTAGACTCAACGCAATCTCCTCTCCGCCCTGCAAATCCCACTCCAACCCAGTCAACCCTTCTCTACATTGAGCACAGATGACCCCATCGCTCCTTCGCGTCCGACACCTCCCTCTTCTCACCTTTCTTGTCGGTGCGCTGAGCAGCTGCGCCCCCACCCTATGGACTTCCCACGACATCACTGGAAGGATTTTCAACGCCCCCGCTCCCGCTGACATCGAGATCGAACTCGTTGAGACCGGGACGGGAAACAAAATCTCCCCGAACGGGAGCGAAACTGCCCACGTTGACGGTTTTCCCATGCTCTATGGCTTGGACTTCCCTGGGTATCTCCGGCAAGGCGGCGGTACCTTCCAAGTCATCGCTTACTTGGATAGAAATCAGAATCACGTCCGTGATCCCGGGGAAGCTTCTGCACGCTCCCAGCGCATGAGCATTGAGATAGGTGCACCTGGCCGCCAGCCCACGGCCACCGCTGTGCGCGCCGGGCTGAACGGAGTGGTGAACGGAAAAGCAGTCTCATGGGGTCAAGTGCAGGGGTATGATTTGAGATTCTAACAAAAGTGAATGTCTATTGCGCTGTAAAAATAGAGGAGATTATATATGGCAAAAAAACCGAAGAAAGCAAAGGCGCCAGTTGATCACATAGCTGATTTCTTAACTCATAAAAGATTAAAGCCGGGGGATAAGGTTTTAGCTGGTCAAATGCTTTCAGATAGACCACAGCTTACCGCAGAAGAACTTCGGAACTTACCTGCTCGGCTAAATCTCCTAAAAATTGATTTGGGTGATTTTAAACGTATAAAAAGAAAAATGGCTAGATCTAATCCTATTTTAGCTAGAGGGTTTATAAATCATTTGCTTATCAAAAATCCTAGAGCGAAAATATTCACAGGTAGCATCAATGAATACGATAGGTTGCCTCAAGAAATAGATGGCCACCTAAAAAAACATGCGGATTTTAAAGACACTGTTCTATACTTTCCATTTTACAGTAAAACCTATGCATATAAGTTTCCACACCATTTATTGCACCCTGGGTGTGTAGTTCATATTGCATGGGTAGGATATAAAGGCTATATACGTTTAAGCGATAAGCCATTTAGGCATAGCCAGTCATTTTCCGTGATCGGTGGACGGCCAGATGTTGAAGTTATGCTAAGGCATAGACTACCTTTTAGTTTCATTAGAAATCTAACATTAGAACTACTCTCATTACTCACTGGAAAAATATCACAAAAGGAAATTAAAAATAGTATTAATAAACAGGTAAAAGATTTTAGGGTGGAAGATTTATATATTGATGAAAAAGAGGAATCCAGTCCCATAGGAGTGATAAATTCTGTGGTCAAAAGGCTTGACTTGTGCGAAAAGCTGTCAGCTGAGGCTACAACTCAGATCATTGGTGCTCATCAGCTTTCTCTAGTAATATATCTATACCTTACTTGTTTTGACCTACTAGGACAGCCTAATGATTGGATGACATTCGATAGCTGGATTAATGCCAAAAAATTAAAAATTATTGAAGAGAAAGACTCTATAATTAAAGGCTTGCCGGAAAATGCTGATTACATTTTAGCTACTCAGGCATTGGTAAAGGGATATAATCAAATTTATGGAGTGAAAAGCTCTTTCTATAACTTTATGGATAATGTACTTACAGATGAGGCAAGGGAAAAACTATTAGCTAGCATTAGATATACTTCTATTTTAAATTCTTCTCCAGATAAGAGAATAAAAGTATTTGATGAGTTCAGAAAAAAAGAGTACCTTCTTAAAGTTAGG contains these protein-coding regions:
- a CDS encoding NAD(P)/FAD-dependent oxidoreductase, with translation MTPDLTAPYDILIIGGGFAGFSAALYTARGMRRGILCTAGPSRNAVASHTHGFLGHDGANPTQLLQIARDQLAPYNFPVIESKVIELTGEDNAFIARLENGQTIQARKIILATGVQDILPPIPGLQEEWGRGVQHCPYCYGWEVRDQPLALYQPGLTGPDGIWTILYHQKLSRDLLVCGNGPQGFTQEQRQQLQGVGVTLIDSALERVEGTSDGIRLYFADGTSLERTVLYTHGERKLNAELAMSLGCEMTAAGITVTHNNQKTTVPGVFAAGDVSTGNQVAFAVAGGARASMFAAFDVLSENMPVWARE